The following coding sequences are from one Triticum aestivum cultivar Chinese Spring chromosome 5A, IWGSC CS RefSeq v2.1, whole genome shotgun sequence window:
- the LOC123106155 gene encoding protein ETHYLENE-INSENSITIVE 2 isoform X1, giving the protein MEAVHGVESLAGGDGRHHVSRTLGTALLISVGYIDLGKWVTAVDAGARFGYDLVLLVLFFNFSAVLNQYLSTCIGMVTGKNLAEISSQEYSQFICVGLGLQAGMSLFTSELTMILGIAVGYNLVFDVDDFITAIIFACVVINALPYLLSPRDKRMAGTLNACIAGFTILCFVLVLLISQPEIPLHVNVMFPKLSGESAYSLMALMGANIMSHNFYVHSSIVQVQRAHVHTLGALFHDHFFSILFTFTGVFLVNYVLLSSAAAESSHNVIHTFHDAVELMNEIFTSSMAPLVLLAVLLFSSHIIALTSVIASHVVTEHFFGANLSLVVHHVLLKLISMIPAIYFAKVAGSEGVYQLIILCPVIQAFTLPSSVIPVFRIASSSWIMGNYRVSLRVEILAFLAFCLTLFINIIFAAEILFGDSAWTNSLKGNTETPVLIPHTVLILMSCASIAFALFLAVTPLKSSSREAETQELCVHSQREAPEEIQRS; this is encoded by the exons ATGGAAGCTGTGCACGGCGTCGAGTCCCTCGCCGGCGGAGATGGCCGGCATCATGTTTCCCGTACCCTTGGGACTGCCCTGCTGATCTCGGTGGGGTACATCGATCTCGGCAAGTGGGTGACGGCGGTCGATGCCGGCGCTCGCTTCGGCTACGACCTCGTGCTGCTGGTGCTTTTCTTCAACTTCTCGGCGGTTCTCAATCAGTATCTGTCCACTTGTATCGGCATGGTCACCGGCAAGAATCTTGCAGAG ATTTCCAGCCAGGAGTATAGCCAGTTCATATGTGTTGGCCTTGGTCTCCAGGCAGGGATGTCTTTATTTACTTCAGAACTAACCATG ATTTTGGGCATAGCAGTTGGATACAACCTTGTGTTTGATGTGGATGATTTTATCACGGCTATTATTTttgcatgtgttgtaattaatgcattgccATATCTTTTATCCCCCAGG GACAAGAGGATGGCTGGAACGTTAAATGCATGCATAGCTGGCTTTACGATTCTTTGTTTTGTGCTTGTTTTATTAATCAGTCAACCAGAGATTCCTCTCCATGTGAATGTGATGTTCCCTAAGTTGAGTGGAGAAAGTGCTTACTCACTGATGGCACTTATGGGTGCAAACATAATGTCACACAATTTTTATGTTCATTCGTCCATTGTTCAG GTTCAGAGGGCTCATGTTCATACCCTGGGTGCCCTGTTTCATGACCACTTTTTTTCAATATTATTTACTTTTACTGGGGTTTTTCTTGTGAACTATGTTCTGTTGAGCTCAGCAGCAGCGGAATCTAGTCACAATGTGATCCACACCTTTCACGACGCTGTCGAGCTAATGAACGAG ATATTTACGAGTTCCATGGCACCACTTGTGTTGTTGGCGGTTCTTCTCTTTTCAAGCCACATCATCGCACTAACATCTGTTATCGCTAGCCATGTAGTTACAGAGCATTTCTTTGGCGCCAACCTGTCTCTGGTTGTGCATCatgtgctacttaagcttatttccATGATCCCTGCTATCTATTTTGCAAAGGTAGCAGGCTCTGAAGGGGTATATCAGTTAATCATTCTATGTCCAGTAATCCAGGCGTTTACCCTGCCTTCATCTGTTATTCCTGTTTTCCGCATCGCCTCATCAAGTTGGATAATGGGAAACTACAGGGTGTCTCTACGTGTTGAAATATTAGCCTTCCTTGCATTTTGTCTTACGTTGTTTATAAATATCATCTTCGCGGCGGAGATCCTGTTCGGCGATAGCGCCTGGACAAACAGCCTGAAAGGGAACACTGAAACCCCTGTGCTAATTCCACATACTGTACTAATCCTAATGTCTTGTGCATCTATTGCTTTTGCACTCTTCCTGGCTGTTACCCCACTGAAATCATCAAGTAGGGAAGCCGAAACTCAGGAGTTGTGTGTGCACTCTCAAAGAGAAgcacctgaagaaattcaaag GTCCTGA
- the LOC123106155 gene encoding protein ETHYLENE-INSENSITIVE 2 isoform X2 — protein sequence MPALASATTSCCWCFSSTSRRFSISICPLVSAWSPARILQSQEYSQFICVGLGLQAGMSLFTSELTMILGIAVGYNLVFDVDDFITAIIFACVVINALPYLLSPRDKRMAGTLNACIAGFTILCFVLVLLISQPEIPLHVNVMFPKLSGESAYSLMALMGANIMSHNFYVHSSIVQVQRAHVHTLGALFHDHFFSILFTFTGVFLVNYVLLSSAAAESSHNVIHTFHDAVELMNEIFTSSMAPLVLLAVLLFSSHIIALTSVIASHVVTEHFFGANLSLVVHHVLLKLISMIPAIYFAKVAGSEGVYQLIILCPVIQAFTLPSSVIPVFRIASSSWIMGNYRVSLRVEILAFLAFCLTLFINIIFAAEILFGDSAWTNSLKGNTETPVLIPHTVLILMSCASIAFALFLAVTPLKSSSREAETQELCVHSQREAPEEIQRS from the exons ATGCCGGCGCTCGCTTCGGCTACGACCTCGTGCTGCTGGTGCTTTTCTTCAACTTCTCGGCGGTTCTCAATCAGTATCTGTCCACTTGTATCGGCATGGTCACCGGCAAGAATCTTGCAGAG CCAGGAGTATAGCCAGTTCATATGTGTTGGCCTTGGTCTCCAGGCAGGGATGTCTTTATTTACTTCAGAACTAACCATG ATTTTGGGCATAGCAGTTGGATACAACCTTGTGTTTGATGTGGATGATTTTATCACGGCTATTATTTttgcatgtgttgtaattaatgcattgccATATCTTTTATCCCCCAGG GACAAGAGGATGGCTGGAACGTTAAATGCATGCATAGCTGGCTTTACGATTCTTTGTTTTGTGCTTGTTTTATTAATCAGTCAACCAGAGATTCCTCTCCATGTGAATGTGATGTTCCCTAAGTTGAGTGGAGAAAGTGCTTACTCACTGATGGCACTTATGGGTGCAAACATAATGTCACACAATTTTTATGTTCATTCGTCCATTGTTCAG GTTCAGAGGGCTCATGTTCATACCCTGGGTGCCCTGTTTCATGACCACTTTTTTTCAATATTATTTACTTTTACTGGGGTTTTTCTTGTGAACTATGTTCTGTTGAGCTCAGCAGCAGCGGAATCTAGTCACAATGTGATCCACACCTTTCACGACGCTGTCGAGCTAATGAACGAG ATATTTACGAGTTCCATGGCACCACTTGTGTTGTTGGCGGTTCTTCTCTTTTCAAGCCACATCATCGCACTAACATCTGTTATCGCTAGCCATGTAGTTACAGAGCATTTCTTTGGCGCCAACCTGTCTCTGGTTGTGCATCatgtgctacttaagcttatttccATGATCCCTGCTATCTATTTTGCAAAGGTAGCAGGCTCTGAAGGGGTATATCAGTTAATCATTCTATGTCCAGTAATCCAGGCGTTTACCCTGCCTTCATCTGTTATTCCTGTTTTCCGCATCGCCTCATCAAGTTGGATAATGGGAAACTACAGGGTGTCTCTACGTGTTGAAATATTAGCCTTCCTTGCATTTTGTCTTACGTTGTTTATAAATATCATCTTCGCGGCGGAGATCCTGTTCGGCGATAGCGCCTGGACAAACAGCCTGAAAGGGAACACTGAAACCCCTGTGCTAATTCCACATACTGTACTAATCCTAATGTCTTGTGCATCTATTGCTTTTGCACTCTTCCTGGCTGTTACCCCACTGAAATCATCAAGTAGGGAAGCCGAAACTCAGGAGTTGTGTGTGCACTCTCAAAGAGAAgcacctgaagaaattcaaag GTCCTGA